The Hemiscyllium ocellatum isolate sHemOce1 chromosome 4, sHemOce1.pat.X.cur, whole genome shotgun sequence genomic interval ATTCACGGCTGGATTTTGGGGATGTGGTCCACATAATATCGGAGACACTCTTACACCCCTGTGAAACCCGGTCCTCTGGCAGGGACACTGCGTTTGGATTTCGGATTTCCCCCTTTCGGATTTGGGAGGGTCTAGTGAGCAGTTTGCGGTGAGCCGGGTACTCACTTTGTGGGGTCTGTGTTTCTCATGAACGTGCAGGATATGGattctcagtctgtctctcttcTCGAACGACCTGTTACACAGGTGACAGGGGAATTTCCGATCCCCCTGGTCCACACAGCGAGTGTATTTCAGATGCTTGTCCCTGTAGTATTTGTAGGCAAATACCTTGCCACACCTCTCACATTTAAAACCCTCAGCGGACTCTGCCAAAGGAATGAAAGTGGCATTTTAGTCAAGCGATCGCGGCTAATGACAGTAAACCGCAAAAGGGCAGAAAATCGTTTAAGTGTTTTAACCTTCAGCCTGCTGCGTGAATGGCCTTTCAGTTACTTCCTTTAAAGTGACCGGGATTCCCATAAACTGGAGGTAGCAGTCCCCATACCACACCAACAGCTcctgtttctctgtcacatccTTGCAGGTCTCATAGAAGATTTTGCCTTCGCTCTGGATAGCGGTTAAGTTCTGTTCCTGGGGCGTCCTGGCGCAGTTCACCAGAGCCATCCAATTACTCGCCGCCCCTTTGCCGTCTATGAAGTGACTCAGTGTGCCGCCTTCAAAAATCTGGAATACAAGTTGtcccatgtgtgtgtgagagagagagagcatataGCTGTAACTATAGCATATAGTTGtcccatgtgtgtgtgagagagagcatatAGCTGTAACTATAGCATATAGTTGtcccatgtgtgtgtgagagagagcgagcataTAGCTGTAACTATAGCATATAGTTGtcccatgtgtgtgtgagagagagggagcataTAGCTGTAACTATAGCATATAGTTGtcccatgtgtgtgtgagagagagcatatAGCTGTAACTATAACATACAGTTgtcccatgtgtgtgtgtgagagagagagcatataGATGTAACTACAGCATATCATTgtcccgtgtgtgtgtgagagagagcatatAGCTGTAGCTATAGCATATAGTTGTCTCGTGTGTGAGCATATAGCTGTCtcatgtgtgtgagagaccatATAGCTGTAACTATAGCATATAGTTATCCCATGTGTGTGTGAGCATATAGCTGTCCCACGTGTATGTGAGAGACCATATAGCTGTAACTATGGCATATAGCTATCCCATGTGTGTGTGAGCATATAGCTGTCCCATGTGTGTGTGAGCATATAGTTGTAACTATAGCATATAGTTGTcccatgtgtgtgagagagcatatAGTTGTAACTATAGCATATCACTGTCCcatgtgagagtgagatcagactgacagcatgcaGCTGCCTTTCCCAACCACTGGAACCAGCTCCTGTGGGACAGTCAATACTCAAACACACCCTCACCTCCTACTACACACAGTCCTTCAGCTGTACATTTCAAACAGCAGCACCCCGATACCCTGGCCGTGTTTGAGATGGTCCAGTGTAACTCTCACCTCCCACATTAAGGAGTTATCGTCGTAGGTTTTAATTTCACTCGTATTCACCACTTTTCCTGTGAACGGTCCGAATCGGACCCCCTTGGGGATCAGCGTTTGGGAACAGAAGACCCCGAGGTGGTGCACTCCGCCGtaaagagtgtgagagacagcgaGCCCTGCCACAGagccgagacacacagagacacagagacacagagagagagagagagttagtgcCCCTGGGTGGGGAGCGAGAGACCGAGAGAGTGGCACCGCTCCCCGCCACTCCCCTCGTCTGACCCTAAGCCACCAACGCCCTACCCACTCGGTCCTCCAGCCCCCTCCCCACTCGGTCCCCcagccccctcacccccatccccactcggTCCCCCAgccccctcaccccttccccagTCTGGGGCCACTGTCTCGGGGAGGAGTCTCTCCCTGGCTTTCCTGAGCGGTATTTATTCCTCAGTCAACACCCACACTGACAGCCTGTCTTGTTATCACCGCATTGCTGATATCCTGATAGGCGCTTTGTAAATGCAGATCTGCACCCAGGcagcctctccctccctctctgtcctccctcccctcactcattCAGTCGAAATCCTTCCCAGCCCCATTCATTACCCTCTCCCACCCGCCATCACTCTCCTTCACCCACTCATCACCCTCTCCCATTCTCCATCACTCTCCTTCACCCACTCAtcaccctctcccactctccatcACTCTCCTTCACCCACTCATCACCCTCTCCCATTCTCCATCACTCTCCTTCACCCACTCATcaccctctcccaccctccatcactCTCCTTCACCCACTCATCATCCTCTCCCACCCTCAGTCACATTCTGTCACCCACTCATCATCCTCTCCCACCCTCAGTCACCCTCTGTCACCCACTCATCACCCTCTCCTACCCTCAGTCACCCTCTGTCACCCACTCATCATCCTCTCCCACCCTCAGTCACCCTCTGTCACCCACTTATCACCCTCTCCTACCCTCAGTCACCCTCTGTCACCCACTCATCATCCTCTCCCACCCTCAGTCACACTCATTACCCTCTACCACCCTCAGTCACCCTCTGTCACCCACTCATCACCCTCTCCTACCCTTAGTCACCCTCTGTCACCCACTCATCATCCTCTCCCACCCTCAGTCACCCTCCTTCGCCCACTCATcaccctctcccaccctccatctccctccgtcactcactcatcaccctctcccacacccccaccccatcagtCAAAGGCACCCTCACTACCTCATCCTTCTCTTGGCCTCCCCCATGaccttcccatccccatccccatccccaacccctctCCCTGACTCACCCAGTGGGATTTCCAGACCCTCTCTGTCCACCACGTGAAACTGACCCTCCAGTGCACCTACAGAGGGAAAGAGCAGGGAGATGGGTCACTGGCCAAGCCTTGCATTCTGCAGGAGAAGCTGCTGCTAGCCCACCGAGCCCGGAGTGGTCTCAGTACCTGTGTTGCCGGAGATGCGCAGGCCTGAGATGGCATGAGGTGCCAGTTGGTCACCACTGGCGGAATCCATTCGGCCGTACAGCACAGTGTTGAGATGTTCCTCTGTGAAAGGTGCCCCTGGAAGCAGACAGGGCTGGCAGTGCTGGAGCTCCTCACCCAGAGAAGTGCCCACTGTCACCCGCGGCTCCAAACCCAGTGAGGAGGCTGGCACGGTGCTGCCCAGTGCCCGGGACTGGCCCAGGAAGGAGAAACCGCTGAAGGTGAAAGGCAGGGCCGCGTTAGAGGTGGGCAAGAGGCTAGCCCGGGGCTGGAGGGGCAGCAAGGACTCGCCATCCAGGAACCAGGGCTGGGGTATTAAGGAGCTGAGATAACCCGGGATGGTGGGGGCAGGAACCCGCTTGAAGCTTTCCACTGTGTACAGCTGGTCCTTTGCCGATAGGGACATGCCCGGAGTGCAGAGAGTGCAGACCCTGTGAGAAAGCAAGGAGATGTGTAACCGGGCTGGACACATTAACATGAGCAGGAATAAAACACACTTCCAccataccataagaccataagacataggagtggaagtaaggccattcggcccatcgagtccactccgccattcaatcatggctgatgggcatttcaattccacttacccgcgttctccctgtaacccttaattcctcgagacaacaagaacttatcaatctctgccttgaagacatttagcgtcccggcttccactgcactctgcggcaatgaattccacaggcccaccactctctggctgaagaaatgtctccgcatttctgttctgaattgaccccctctaattctaaggctgtgtccacgggtcctagtctcctcgcctaatggaaacaatttcctagcatccaccctttacaagccatgtattatcttgtacgtctctattaagtctccccttaatcttctaaactccaatgaatacaatcccaggatcctcagccgttcctcatatgttagacctaccattccagggatcatccgtgtgaatctctgctggacacgttccagtgccagtatgtccttcctgaggtgtggggaccaaaactggacacagtactccaaatggggcctaaccagagctttataaagtctcagtagcacaatggtgcttttatatttcaaccctcttgagataagtatCTTGAGATACCAATCCCTGTCATCACCCAGAGATGAACAAAACCCATTGGGACCATCCCCTCTCGGTCAGTAACTTACTCCAAAATTCGAAACAAACCCAGTCCCCAGGAAACTGCTGGAGAATCTCTGTaggtctgtggggagagagaaatctgagttagaAACCAAACGTGACTTCtcaaaggaggctgagggggcttcttttttaaaatatagaatctccacagtgtgggaacaggccattcggcccaacgagcccacaccgaccctctggagaGCACCCCCTGCCCTACTCTTGTAACCTTGCATGTCCCATGGctcacacacatccctgaatactaagGGCGATTGAGTGTGTCCAATCCACCCAACTTGGGCATCTTTAGACTTTTATTATGGTAGCGTCCCTACCTCGGAGCTAGGAGGgctgggttcaagacccacctgccaCAGCAGCTGTGTCACGACCTCTCCGAACAGATGCAGAAGATAAataccgaaagaactgcggatggcAGTCAACCAGAaacaaaacagacattgctggaaaagctctgcaggtctggcagcatctgtgcagagaaagcaaagttaacgtttcgggtccggtgacccatCCTCAGATAGGAGAGATATCTCGACTACATTTCCTAAGGTATGATACACCACTGATCAAGAATTATTTGGGAATGTAAAGATCTCTCTGGTGCCTGACACTGAATGAGAAAGGTGTGTGTCATCCACAGGGAGTATCCTGGGCTGCGAATCTTTCCAAACCCCAAACGTCTTTACTAAAGCTGGTAGGAATTGTTTCGTTTTAAATTCAACAAATGTTCGATTCAAAAATATCTAGAGAAGGAAAATAAAACCatattttgaaaaacaaagaCAATTTAAGATATGTTGGACACAATTCACAATGGTTAAAACTTAAATAACGTTGTAAAATGTTATTTTGGGGAATTGTCGCTCGGTTTTTCCACAACGTTTAAACTATATAAATGCTACCAAGCTGAATTTCAGGTGAAATAGACACCTCGACCCAACGAAATTTACATTCGATTTGAGAGCAGATTCGGGAACAAGATTAGATTTATAAACGGAGGTGTCATAAAGAGGTTTACAGACTcgatttcttttattttttataaAAAGGTTTTGCGAACGAGGTGAAAAAGAAACAAGTCCTACCCGAGTGTGCAGGAACAAACAAAAACCCAAATTCTAGCTTTTTGTAAAACAAAAGCCCAGAGAACAATCGGTTCCCAAATTACGGCGCGACtctaagagagagagataatgaaCAGGCTACCAGGTCTCTCCTCTCAATGGTCAGCCTCCGGCGATTAACCAGACAAGGGCAGAGACAAAAGCCACGCTAGGAACAGTGATAGAGGCAAGTCTCTTTCAAAAGTAAGATTTGATCAGGGAACCATCCAACTGGAACCCGAAAATTAAACAAAGCTGGAGATCTGAACCAGAAACAGAGATCGCTGCGGAAattcagcaggtccggcagctctGTGGAATGGAAGCAGAGTTATCTCtctctccagacctgctgagtttctccagcaatttctgtgcttagagtcatacagcatcgaAGTGGACCTTccgatccaaccagtccacgccgaaACTAAACTAGGCTCACTCTTGGTTTGTCGGaatcaaacacagaaattgctgggacaGCTCCCAgccggtctgacagcatctgtgcagagaaatcagagttaacgtttcaactCCGAAATACTAATTCTGATTTCTCcacacagaagctgccagacctgctgagtttttccagcaatgtctgtttctggtttacagcatccgcagttctttgggtttttaaaaaaacttacctGGGTTCCTCGGATTTTGAAGGCGTTATCCCTGAAGGGGCATTAATTTGAAGTAGAGACCACACACACCCCTTCCTACAGAGCCGCAGTTGGGTTGTCCCCAGTGTTTGAGGGGAATTGTTGTAATGAAACATTTAAACAGTGAaatagactttttttaaaatgctgctgCGGGAAACTGTGATGAGAGATTGAGAAATTTCGTCATTCTTGTTAAATTTAATCGCACAAACCTTTCGACCTAAGGAAACCAAACACGGGAGATGTGGGCTACAATTTCCCCCGTTAATAATAAACACACATTGAATTCACTCCGCAAGAGATCAACGTTGGAAGGGAGTGTGTGATCTGTGTAAAGCTCGGTACCCCCGGCCTCACCGCGCGGTTTAATGGGGTAAAAGCGATTGTCTATTAAAAGAAAGTACAGCAAACTTGTTCCATTCTCTCGCGTTCTGTATTCTCCGTGTTGCAATCGCCGGCTGGGTTTTCTCTGTAAGTTGAGTGTAAAACAGGGGTGAACGCGACTATTGGCATTTGTAGAAAGTTGGCAGTCTTAACATCGAGCGGAAAAGGGCAATGAATTCGATATTATCCATTGGATCAATATCCGCCAATAATTGAAACAAAACAGGGTCGTGACATTTAAATTAAAGAACATCAGGTCAATCGCAGAGGTCAGGGGGAACTAGATCATGAACACATCTAACGCCTTGGTTAAGCATTGAGTAAACACAACGCCAGTTTGATCAATTAGTTTTTAATACACGATGCTACAGCCCCAAGTCCTTTTTTATTTAAAGAATTAGACTTTAAAATAATTGCACTCCCATCGCCCGGGTCACTAGGAGGAACGTTTCTGGGCTGTCACTTACCTGCTGCGAAAGTTCTTCAAATCCTTCAGGATTCTGGAGGGGAGTTGTTTAGCCAGTGTCTCTGCTGTCCTGCTGTAATATTGTGCTGGGTGCGGAGCGTGCGTGTGCTTAACTCAGGGCAGATGGGAAGAGAGGATCAGAAATGACTGCGGTATCTCCCCCTTCATCGTAACCATTGGTCAGaggcagagggggagagagagagagcgagggcagagagagagagagagagagttgtccTTGGGGACAGCACTCTAACACATGAGAAGCTCAGTGATCGCTGTCACCACATCCAAAGGCTCCCTCAGAGAGAATCTCTCTGTCCAAGCTGACAACAAGCTGCAGGGGTTGGGGGCTgcgggaagggggagggggtgctggTGGATGGATTTCATCACTGTTGACCTATCCTGTAATGTCAAACAAAACAACGACAACAACAAAAACGGTCGTTTCAGATCTTCGCCTGccctccctcgctccctctctctcacttcccttgGTGAGATGTAACATTTTTGCGCTGATGGTCCAGATGTGAGCACTCGGTCACCTGGCCAAGGTCAGCGGCTTTAAAGGAGAAGcggccctctccctctcccttcatcGGGCCAATCCACAAGAGACTTTAAATAATTCCGGAACCCATCGTAAGATCTGCTGCTTTAAGTCAACGCAGACAAATGCTTTCAGAACCGTGTCTGCTACTGTGCATGTGACATCAATATAACTTTATAGAAAGGCTAAATCTAGATTCATACCCAGTACAAGTACCTTTTTATGAAGGCCTTGTATCTCACACTGAACTGCAGATGTTCAAAATGTCACTAGGAATGTTTCATCCGATCCTGTAAGCTATcttatgtagctgaaaatgtgttgctgggaaagcgcagcaggtcaggcagcatccatggaacaggaaattcagctgaagaagggcttatgcccgaaacatcgattctcctgttctttggatgctgcctgacctgctgtgcttttccagcaacacattttcagctctgatctccagcatctgcagacctcactttctcctcgaagctaTTTTATGTACATAAACATACTGCTACGTTATGGATGTTGACTAAACCTACCCAATTTTCCATTATTTTTATTGTATTCTTTTTATAAATTCTGGTTTGGATCTGGGGACTGGAAACAGTGAGCTAAAGATAACTTTAAGACTGTGGGTACCAACTTGGGTTAAAAGGAAAACAttatcagtgggcggcacggtggcacagtggttagcactgctgcctcacagcgccggagacccgggttcaattcccgactcaggcgactgactgtgtggagtttgcacattctccccgtgtctgcgtgggtttcctccgggtgctccggtttcctcccacagtccaaagatgtgcgggttaggtgaattgaccatgctaaattgcccatagtgttaggtaaggggtaaatgtaggggtatgggtgggttgcgcttcggcgggtcggtgtggacttgttgggccgaagggcctgtttccacactgtaagtctaaaaaaaataCTAAATAAACTTTTCAATATCAAAGACAAAACCAGAAATCGCCacataagctcagcaggtctggcagtatctgtggagagaaatcagggttaacatttcgggtccagtgacccttcccagTTCTAAGGGAACATTAAcaccgatttctctccacagaagctgccagacctgctgagcttacccagcaacttctggttttgttccaAATAAGCGACGGTTTACTTGTGAGGTTAGGCCTGAAGGTTTATTACAGGTTGGTTCCTGATCAAAAGATTCTCCAAATGCTTTGTCACCAGGATAGAGCACTATGTTTAAACAGAGAGCAGAAGGTGGTTATTCATCATGTGAATGCCTGtgaattggttccagcaagtctggaaaagaCCAGTTCTTCAAGCATATGGTAGATGTCCAATGATAACTGAGAACTTGTGGAGGAGACAGTCAGTCTGTCATTGAGTAGTCAGGATTTGTGTTAGGGTTTTGATTGTGTTTTCTTTGAAAACAATGGAATCTGGCTGTAGGTGCCACAGCATGAAATCGCCCTGCCTAACCTCCCATCAGCAGCTACTGGAGGTGCAGAGAATAGAAAAGGAAATGAGAAATATTACTGCCTTTATCTAAGTGAACATTAAAGATGACCCTGATCGacatcttcagaaaatcaaaCAAGAGTCTTGTGAAAACCATTTATATAATTTGactatttttcttattttaagtaTCCTTTAACTGTGTCTGTTTGCCTGCTTTTGTGTGAATGGGACTGAAAGTGAACTTGTTTTGGGTTTAACATATAGACCAATTAGATTACTTTGTCGTTTAATTTTACTTTGTCAATAATTTGCAAAGTCTTCTGTTTAAGCTTCTAACCAGTGTCTGGAATTGATTATTTGCAAGATCTGAGATTGGTTATTGAAAAGTTTGATGAGGAAACATTGGGGACAATTTTGGGAgtctttgaaggttttaattttactgtgctTAATACAGAGGCAcagaggaacaggccattcagcccttctaacctgttccaccattccatgagatcatggctgatctgggcTACAAAAACTGATTTGGTTTGTCTGTCTGCTTCAGTATCTTCACCATCTGTAACCTAGCTGACGCAAGACTTCCGTAAAATTGTGCGTAAAATTAAAGGTTTTGTCAAAAAAAACGGGAATGTGGTGCAGAGCAGTTACTGAAACATGTCAAAGGAAGGAATGCACCATCTGGATGATTACAATTAAAAATATTCTTCAAATTAGTCCAAAATGGGTGGGTCGGGGAGGGGGACAATTTTAAATTGGCCCCTGTAATGTAGCACTGCGTCACATGTAGTCACTACAGTAACAGATCAGATTACAGAACACATCTGGAACAATTCCGCTTTGCGTGAACAGCGAGATTTAAGCTGTTCATGTCACCTTTAGGCTGAaatgaaacttttttaaaaaaagttcagtGGTTTGGAATATTAAGAACGTGTGTACACAATAACCACTGTATCAGAAATAAAAACGGGGTGGTGAAGAATGCTGTTAATTAGAATTCCATTTGAAATACATTTTAAACTGTCCAAACGGAATTAAAGTTGGCAAGGATTCATCGGAGATGTAATTTCCTGTAACTTCAATCGCTTGCTGTCTTTAAGAGATCCGCTCAGTTTATCAGAGGGCTGAACGTTGTGTGTTTTTTATATATTATTACACATCCCACAAACTAATCATCACGACTTTTATCATGCGATTTACTACGCTATAGATCTGAAAGATCGATAAGTCCAGGGGCTACTTATAACAACAGCGCGAAATGTAGGGCTGTTTTAGAAGGGTATCCttaaaatgaaacagaaaatcCTGGTTGTGGCCAAACCGGGACAACGGACAGCAGTTTCTGTTAGATCACGAACTATTATTCACAAAACCGAAGTACAGCGGCAAATGGTCTGTGCTACAACTCCCGTAGTATCACTGGATATTtttttattctggattagtggtgctggaagagcacagcagttcaggcagcatccgaggagcagtaaaagcgatgtttcgggcaaaagcccatcttACCTGGATATTCTTTGATCAACTGTCCAGGGATGCTATTATACAGGTGGGACTCATTCCCAGGCCTCCAGGCTCAgcggtaaggacactaccactgtactacAAGGGCGTCAGCAAACAAAGTGTATTCCAAACGTACTTCTGAggaaggttaactctgatttctctcacaccgatgctgccagacctgccgagtttttccaacaacttctgtttttgtctcttgatttgcaacatccgcagttcttccGGGTTTGAAATGTATTTCAGGTGTTGGGCAATAGGTTTTTTTTACACTCACAAAAGAGAAACCCAAATGCCGTCTCACCCTCGAAATATTACCCAGGAGGGATGGTTCGTTGGCTTATTTCGCCCAAGAACAAAACACTCACTCGCGCTGGGGAAAGAAACACAAAGATAGATAttggaaaatgatttttttttataaaaaggatAATGCTGGACAAAAATTTCCTGTCCGCTGGCGAACATTGAGGTGAACGCTCGGGTACAGATTCTCCCCCATTTAACAGGCAGAGGCATTGTAATGGAATTTCACTTCAACGGGTCCGGCGGGTAATTACCTACATACAAGGTCATGTTACCTCTTAGCCTTTTAGTTTTAACTCGGAGAGCACAGCGCTAAACCAGCCCAGTCccttcattgaccagaaactcgcATTTATACCAAAACCTAAACAAAAAAAGACTTGCGGATGCTGAAGATCCCGAAACAAATTGTGGGTGAAACTCAGTAGATTCTGAAGGATCGCCGGACCCGAAATATAAACTCTGTTTTCCCtctgctaccagacctgctgaatttctccagcattgttcTGTCTTTATGCAAAGTGACCCAGATGGAGTTACAAGATTCTTATTGTAATTAGCGCTTTGGTTTTGATGGCTTGCGCTTTGAGATGCTTTTtaacaaaatattatttttcacttttttttcatcTCTCTAGCAccgcttttaaatttttttccgcAAAAATACACGGTCTGGTGTACGTTGGTAATAGTTTGCATGAAAAAAGCATGGCACTTTAAGGGAACAAACATAAAATGCTGAAATGCTTTGTATGTTGAATTGGATAACTGTGGTTAAGCTGCCCTGATGACAAAAATATTATTGCTTATTTTTAACAGCTACGAATTGTAGACTGGAAGCAGGTATCTAAATTAATTCTTCATGTTGAAGAGACACACTGTGAATTCTTGagtcaaatgatttttaaaatatacagaTGAATGACTATACCCAGTAACTTTAGATGCTGAATAAAAAGTGGAAATATAGGTTAGAATTTAACTCATTGATATTTCAGGAGAGCAATGTTAGCATTAATATACCTACATTCTTAATATGATTTACTTATGTTAAATTGAATTGCAGACTTATTCCTCCTAGCACTCTAGATTTCTAGGTCTTGCCCCACAAATCCACAGGGATTCTTTTTAGTAAACAAA includes:
- the prdm14 gene encoding PR domain zinc finger protein 14 — its product is MSLSAKDQLYTVESFKRVPAPTIPGYLSSLIPQPWFLDGESLLPLQPRASLLPTSNAALPFTFSGFSFLGQSRALGSTVPASSLGLEPRVTVGTSLGEELQHCQPCLLPGAPFTEEHLNTVLYGRMDSASGDQLAPHAISGLRISGNTGALEGQFHVVDREGLEIPLGLAVSHTLYGGVHHLGVFCSQTLIPKGVRFGPFTGKVVNTSEIKTYDDNSLMWEIFEGGTLSHFIDGKGAASNWMALVNCARTPQEQNLTAIQSEGKIFYETCKDVTEKQELLVWYGDCYLQFMGIPVTLKEVTERPFTQQAEESAEGFKCERCGKVFAYKYYRDKHLKYTRCVDQGDRKFPCHLCNRSFEKRDRLRIHILHVHEKHRPHKCTVCGKSFSQSSSLNKHMRVHSGERPYKCVYCNKAFTASSILRTHIRQHSGEKPFKCRHCGKAFASHAAHDSHVRRTHSKEKGFACAICDKSFVEAHELKYHQMQLHTDERLQVDSEVTQELHHLPISQRSNVDGDYPYNSSEDSPAAPQNPYKEECSPYRVTTGVTTLHNDGYRPWN